In Oryza sativa Japonica Group chromosome 2, ASM3414082v1, the following are encoded in one genomic region:
- the LOC107275650 gene encoding probable cytokinin riboside 5'-monophosphate phosphoribohydrolase LOGL2, translating into MEIKDEETTAEVAMVVQSRFRRVCVFCGSSHGKKKIYQDAAIELGKELVARNIDLVYGGGSVGLMGLVSQAVHNGGRHVIGVIPKTLMPREISGETVGEVKAVSDMHQRKAEMARQSDAFIALPGGYGTLEELLEVIAWAQLGIHDKPVGLLNVDGYYNPLLSFIDKAVEEGFIRPSARHIIVLAPTPKELIEKLEEYSPQHEKVVSKMKWEMEQMSYPQNYDIPRPKEGKMIIEAQRGSRLWM; encoded by the exons ATGGAAATCAAGGACGAGGAGACAACGGCAGAGGTGGCCATGGTGGTGCAGTCGCGGTTCAGAAGGGTATGCGTGTTCTGTGGGAGCAGCCATGGCAAGAAGAAGATCTACCAGGATGCTGCCATTGAACTTGGGAAGGAGCTG GTGGCAAGAAACATTGACCTAGTATATGGAGGAGGGAGTGTAGGGTTGATGGGTTTGGTTTCTCAAGCAGTACACAATGGAGGAAGGCATGTCATTGG GGTCATTCCCAAGACTCTCATGCCTAGAGAG ATATCAGGTGAGACAGTGGGGGAGGTGAAAGCAGTGTccgatatgcaccagaggaaGGCTGAGATGGCCAGGCAGTCTGATGCCTTTATAGCATTGCCTG GGGGGTATGGAACACTTGAAGAGCTACTAGAAGTAATTGCATGGGCTCAACTTGGAATTCATGACAAACCG GTTGGGCTGCTCAATGTGGATGGCTACTACAATCCGTTGCTGTCTTTCATCGACAAAGCTGTGGAGGAAGGGTTCATCAGACCTAGTGCCCGCCATATCATCGTCTTGGCCCCAACGCCTAAAGAACTCATTGAAAAGCTAGAG GAGTACTCTCCCCAGCACGAGAAAGTCGTGTCAAAGATGAAATGGGAGATGGAACAGATGAGCTACCCTCAGAACTACGATATCCCCAGGCCAAAGGAGGGAAAGATGATCATAGAAGCACAACGGGGAAGCAGGCTATGGATGTAA
- the LOC9266932 gene encoding putative disease resistance protein RGA3: METFLSAVLADLLSRSISFVIDRYCQQQQGVEENLQQLQRMLLRIQTVDEEANGRRITNQAMLLQLKTMRNVMYRGYYFLDNFRYRIALGHAPDEVDDHSLASFPFNPLKRFRFSTMARKIVSEDQEKKELLKMLGRLESIISEEFVMSLRSYPRMVRQPYCSYLLLENCMFGRQAEQERIISFLLEPHRAGAEGVAVLPIIGPARVGKSTLVENVCHDERVRKYFSTIVFYYTGSTEGAVADTGVIKHQNPASTKQSLVVIELVDDMDDETWRRILSSLRGDNIAAPVSKIIITSQSNKIATFGTTETLQLDMLPKEAFWYFLKTIAFGSTNPEEEPKLTSICMEIAAQANGAFLHANIIGGILRSNFSVQFWYKVLKRMKIITNWHFRLLGEHPRDMFAAKSGRTIVWFSKLNRFVPVTYNEASSSRLNDHPTSNAFIAKKGQLDENIDALEWQSSIPPYYKYRTRYAMIEQPNTLSTGKRSRSLSEGSV, encoded by the exons ATGGAGACGTTCCTTTCTGCGGTTCTCGCTGATCTTCTCAGCAGATCCATATCCTTCGTGATCGACAGATActgccagcagcagcagggtgTGGAGGAGAATCTACAGCAGTTACAACGCATGCTGCTGCGGATCCAAACCGTCGATGAGGAGGCCAACGGGAGGAGAATCACAAACCAAGCGATGCTTCTGCAGCTAAAGACGATGAGAAATGTGATGTACAGAGGCTACTACTTTCTTGATAATTTCAG GTATCGGATCGCTCTAGGGCACGCTCCGGATGAGGTGGATGATCACTCTTTGGCCTCGTTTCCTTTCAATCCATTGAAGCGGTTCCGTTTCTCTACGATGGCAAGGAAAATAGTGTCTGAAGACCAGGAGAAAAAAGAGCTTCTAAAGATGCTTGGTCGCCTTGAAAGCATCATTTCAGAGGAGTTTGTTATGTCACTCAGAAGCTACCCTCGTATGGTTCGACAGCCTTATTGCAGCTACCTGTTGTTGGAGAACTGCATGTTTGGCCGTCAAGCAGAACAAGAGAGGATCATCAGCTTCTTGCTAGAACCACATCGTGCTGGCGCGGAAGGTGTTGCAGTGCTTCCGATAATTGGTCCTGCAAGAGTTGGCAAGAGCACTCTTGTTGAGAATGTCTGCCATGATGAAAGGGTGCGTAAATACTTCTCCACGATTGTTTTCTATTACACCGGTAGTACTGAGGGTGCAGTTGCAGATACCGGTGTCATCAAACATCAAAATCCTGCCTCAACTAAACAATCACTAGTAGTAATTGAACTTGTTGATGACATGGATGATGAAACATGGAGAAGAATATTGTCTAGTCTGAGAGGAGACAACATAGCGGCGCCTGTGAGTAAAATCATAATAACAAGTCAATCAAATAAGATAGCAACTTTTGGAACAACCGAAACACTTCAGTTAGATATGCTCCCAAAAGAAGCTTTTTGGTATTTCTTGAAAACAATTGCATTTGGCAGCACTAATCCTGAAGAGGAGCCGAAGCTAACATCCATATGTATGGAGATCGCGGCCCAGGCCAATGGAGCATTCCTACATGCAAACATTATTGGTGGCATACTCAGATCTAATTTTAGTGTTCAATTCTGGTACAAGGTTCTCAAACGCATGAAAATTATCACAAACTGGCATTTCCGTCTACTAGGTGAACATCCAAGGGACATGTTTGCAGCTAAAAGTGGGCGGACTATAGTTTGGTTTAGTAAATTAAATCGGTTTGTACCAGTGACATACAATGAAGCAAGTTCCTCTCGGCTCAATGATCATCCCACAAGCAATGCTTTTATAGCCAAAAAGGGCCAGCTTGATGAGAACATTGATGCCCTGGAATGGCAATCTAGCATTCCTCCATACTATAAATACCGAACGCGTTACGCAATGATTGAACAACCGAATACGTTATCTACAGGGAAGCGATCCCGCTCTCTCTCAGAAGGGTCAGTTTGA